A section of the Leptospira terpstrae serovar Hualin str. LT 11-33 = ATCC 700639 genome encodes:
- a CDS encoding methyl-accepting chemotaxis protein has translation MKLKWEPDSLRTKLLLLTVLSVAISASLTGFLSYYVGRSTIISKLESFDILKILESKSASIDSILERAKETATLIVSDQNSILWAKTGEPKGEKTENLFKNLSTYKQKLGYITYLGLINPLTKNYFNEKATKIDTLRAEDPDDSWFFELISSGKDLVINMDYTAEYKSYAIFVNGVTIENGKPVLISSIGIDVSNASKQFTQVDQFSGESWLVDGTGQIKLAADITLLNKDIKIAFPEGISEKIAESKADVFIFRGKDIKGNDCLYGVYKLRSVPWRVIYRVPVVAMTKSLDSISFFTILSIVFSVVLVSMGMGYILTKVTNALREASILMNRISHNELAVEVPKIQLDRKDEIGGMAKSLEKMRKNLISIVKKVQSLSEALTVKSVHLSSLASDSSATMEEIASSVQELSASAENVSASAEEISSQSNSMMETLSLLGDEMELVSKGAENIEVKAGQLETFAGKSLSEARSLFESINEKIQNAVKDAEAIKEIRELASMISEIGDQTNLLSLNAAIEAARAGEHGRGFAVVATEVSHLAGKSQDTVKKIVELNKKLEKAMMEMVDSVKELLSMITDKVIPDYEEVAASGRQYRAQSEEINKLAKRTFNLSREISSSITEVHQAILSVSDAMNQNALALGEINSGTSQISDASVQTADSSQELTQTAEDLKEIAYQFKL, from the coding sequence ATGAAATTGAAATGGGAACCAGATTCACTTCGAACAAAATTATTACTGCTAACCGTTCTTTCTGTTGCGATTTCAGCAAGTTTAACTGGTTTCTTAAGTTATTATGTTGGTAGAAGTACTATTATTTCCAAATTAGAAAGTTTTGATATTCTCAAAATCCTAGAATCCAAGTCGGCTTCAATAGATTCAATTTTGGAACGCGCGAAAGAAACCGCTACTTTAATTGTATCTGATCAAAATAGTATCCTTTGGGCCAAAACGGGAGAACCCAAAGGGGAAAAAACAGAAAATTTATTTAAAAATTTATCAACATATAAACAAAAGTTAGGTTACATTACTTATTTAGGCCTAATCAATCCTTTAACCAAAAACTACTTTAATGAAAAGGCTACAAAAATTGATACATTAAGAGCTGAGGATCCAGATGATTCTTGGTTTTTTGAGCTTATATCTTCTGGTAAAGATTTAGTCATTAATATGGATTATACTGCGGAGTATAAATCCTATGCTATTTTTGTAAATGGAGTAACCATTGAAAATGGAAAGCCAGTTTTAATTAGTTCTATTGGAATTGATGTTTCCAACGCATCAAAACAATTCACACAAGTGGATCAGTTTAGCGGAGAAAGTTGGCTTGTGGATGGAACAGGACAAATTAAACTCGCAGCCGATATTACTTTGTTAAATAAAGATATAAAAATTGCCTTTCCCGAAGGTATCTCGGAAAAAATAGCAGAATCAAAGGCGGATGTTTTTATCTTTCGAGGGAAAGACATAAAAGGAAATGATTGTCTATACGGAGTCTATAAATTACGGTCCGTTCCTTGGCGAGTGATTTATAGGGTTCCAGTTGTTGCCATGACTAAATCTCTAGATTCCATCTCCTTTTTTACAATATTGAGTATAGTATTTTCAGTTGTTTTGGTTTCCATGGGTATGGGCTATATTCTTACAAAAGTAACGAATGCCTTACGCGAGGCATCCATTCTTATGAATCGAATATCACATAATGAACTAGCAGTGGAAGTTCCTAAAATCCAATTAGATAGAAAAGATGAAATTGGAGGGATGGCCAAGAGTTTAGAAAAAATGCGAAAGAATCTAATTTCGATCGTTAAAAAAGTTCAATCTCTCTCTGAAGCCTTGACAGTTAAAAGTGTTCATCTCTCTTCATTAGCTTCTGATTCGTCTGCCACTATGGAAGAGATAGCATCATCTGTACAAGAACTTTCTGCCAGTGCTGAAAATGTTTCTGCCTCCGCAGAAGAGATTTCTTCTCAATCAAATTCGATGATGGAAACATTGAGTTTGTTAGGTGATGAAATGGAACTTGTTTCTAAAGGTGCAGAGAACATTGAAGTCAAAGCAGGACAGTTGGAAACTTTTGCTGGAAAGTCTCTCAGTGAAGCTAGGTCCTTATTTGAATCGATCAATGAAAAAATCCAAAACGCTGTGAAAGATGCAGAAGCAATTAAAGAGATCAGGGAACTTGCAAGTATGATTTCAGAGATTGGAGACCAAACTAATTTACTTTCCTTAAATGCTGCTATCGAAGCGGCAAGAGCTGGGGAACATGGGCGTGGGTTTGCTGTTGTGGCTACTGAAGTTTCCCATTTAGCAGGTAAATCCCAAGATACAGTAAAGAAGATTGTTGAGCTAAACAAAAAACTAGAAAAAGCAATGATGGAAATGGTAGATTCTGTAAAGGAACTACTCAGTATGATTACAGATAAAGTCATTCCAGACTATGAGGAAGTGGCAGCATCGGGTAGACAATACCGAGCTCAATCTGAGGAAATTAACAAACTTGCCAAAAGGACCTTTAACCTTTCCCGTGAGATTAGTTCGAGTATCACAGAAGTCCACCAAGCAATCCTTTCCGTTTCAGATGCCATGAATCAGAATGCCTTAGCCCTGGGCGAAATTAATTCAGGAACTAGCCAAATCAGTGACGCCTCTGTCCAAACAGCCGATAGTTCCCAGGAATTGACACAAACTGCCGAAGATCTGAAGGAAATTGCCTATCAATTCAAACTCTAG